The following proteins are encoded in a genomic region of Musa acuminata AAA Group cultivar baxijiao chromosome BXJ2-11, Cavendish_Baxijiao_AAA, whole genome shotgun sequence:
- the LOC135626392 gene encoding vegetative cell wall protein gp1-like yields the protein MEPQIQAPPPQPALPPRGPPIRQASLALGRSPLLASDPPPPPTQPRALPQTAQPAQPTSPQPVAPPTPQRPQSPRPVATAATRSPTPPQSPKVIQTPSPPPSSPSRMTSTRPPSSTPVPHPEPEPKRTVEQENAKKSGANGSSNDVVEAQKNSRSSNHSDSSKHSAQPTDMKAFPSPSPLEKKDIRKMKAITIAGHNVGAFMDLGSSYSYQSRRQQVHYAKSESQVEDVKNTEGKTYAEEKVTKAATNQQPMLSLVNSNVQSVNNSLLFNTSCAHGSPGVHINLASNGHKNPSSPH from the coding sequence ATGGAGCCGCAGATTCAAGCTCCGCCGCCCCAGCCGGCGCTGCCTCCTCGAGGTCCGCCAATTCGCCAAGCATCGCTAGCCCTTGGTAGGTCACCACTTTTAGCATCAGATCCACCACCACCGCCAACTCAGCCCCGGGCATTGCCTCAGACCGCACAACCGGCACAGCCTACATCACCACAACCAGTGGCCCCGCCAACACCACAGCGCCCACAGTCGCCAAGGCCTGTGGCGACGGCGGCGACCCGGTCGCCGACGCCTCCCCAGTCTCCCAAGGTGATCCAGACTCCCTCCCCTCCACCATCCTCGCCCTCCAGGATGACCTCGACACGGCCGCCTTCTTCTACTCCGGTGCCACATCCGGAGCCTGAACCGAAGCGCACAGTCGAGCAAGAGAACGCCAAGAAAAGTGGCGCCAACGGTTCCAGCAACGACGTCGTGGAGGCGCAAAAGAACAGCCGCAGCAGCAACCACAGTGACTCCTCCAAGCACAGCGCACAGCCCACCGACATGAAAGCattcccttctccttctcccctcGAGAAGAAGGATATCCGCAAGATGAAGGCCATCACCATTGCAGGACACAACGTCGGAGCGTTCATGGATCTCGGTTCCTCCTACAGTTACCAGAGCAGAAGGCAGCAGGTTCACTACGCGAAAAGCGAATCCCAGGTTGAGGACGTGAAGAACACGGAGGGCAAGACGTACGCCGAGGAAAAGGTGACGAAGGCCGCAACCAACCAGCAGCCGATGTTGTCGCTGGTGAACAGCAACGTGCAGAGTGTCAACAACTCGTTGCTCTTCAACACCTCCTGCGCCCACGGCAGCCCGGGCGTGCACATCAATCTCGCCAGCAATGGCCACAAGAATCCTTCGTCTCCGCACTGA